The nucleotide sequence aaatataaaaaaaaattcataaaaaagttactttttattttttttgaaaattttaattaaatataaagcatttctttatttttcttttgatcatTCTTTTCTCTCTAGACATGTTTCTGTAGAAGCGTAAAACTTTATTGTTGCCATATACAGAATTCCGCATCAGCCGGAATTTCCGACAATCAGTGCCCCATCATATCAGAGTCCACTCTTCAATAAATGCAACTGAAAATTAAGAATAACAGAATTTTTCACCACATCCTCTTGTAGACATGTGTACCTGTACGCACGTTTGTTTCATGATATTTTATAACAGTGCTGCTGATCATGGAAAATACCAGCAAATATAACAAAGATTTAGGTTCCAATCATCGGTCAATCCAATCCTTGAATAGCAGCATTACATAGAGAGGGATGTTGACAGCAGCAATAATCACAACCAATCTAACTACCCGAAATACCCGCTGAACCAGCTTCCTCACCTTTGATTTGCCCAAATATGGCACTTTACTAGTGTTATCTAACTTTGCCTCCATTTTCATCTCTACCAAAACAGATGCCTCTTGCTCTTGCAAATGTTTCTTTGCGGTTGGTCTAGAGACAACATTGCTCCTGTAACAAGAACTAGTCAGTCTTGAAAGTGCTTACGAAATTACAAGCATGACTCTATGCAAGAAAAGAACTGAAAAATGATCAGCACAAGCAGCAAACTCTTAATTTGTGGTTATATATCCCTAAGTGGGGGAGTCGTGGATAAGGCCATTCATGTATCATGTACAATCCCACCTTTCAGACATATCCACATGCAACTTTCCAAGTGCAATTATACACGCACCTTGCTGTCAATCCCACATCTGACTTCATAACTGGGACCTTTGTTGTGGTTTTCTTAACAAGATGCATCGATCCCTCGGCATCCCAAATCATTTCATATTCACagtcttcctcttcatccttctCCTTAGAAGTGGCCGTAAGGTTCTTTACCATGGCGCCAATGAAGCTCATGCATTTACCGCAAAAATCCCAACAGCCAAAACCATTTGTTGGCCAAATGGTCAGCAAAAAAATAGTCATGATAAACTGCAATAGATACCTgaaaaatcacaaaaaaaacATGTATATGTATCTTGGTGGCTGACTGGCCGCAATTCAGTTACAGTTCAATGAGCAATAGTAGCTAGTAAGAGAAACTGAGGTTACAGAAGTGGTGATACCAAATATAGATATGAGTTTGCATTGGAAGAAAACATAGATGAGTGGAAACAGCATGTTCTGAATCAGTTGTGTTGGATGATGGGAGAGATGTTGCAGATAGCAGCATAAACGATGGATACAAGTTTCCCTGCTGCCAGCTTACAGTGCCCAATGTGTGCTGCACAACATGTTATTAGATGCTATCATGAATCAAAAGCAAATGTGCTTGCACATTCTTACCTCTGTTACGAGTCCAATAGGGGTTGAGTGCATCACTGTACATTGATCATGATCATGACCAGACAGTACAAGTATCTGTCACAAAGCAATCAAGTAAGTGCTACTTGTAGATATATGTTAAAAACTCCATCTAGCAGTGAGAAACATACTGGTCTGATAAGGTCCAGTAAATGGTCCGATGTTTCTTTGCTTAAATAGTTCTGATACCTAtgtcaataaaaaaaatgtcatACTCCCTTCATACACTGAAACATTGTTCATTTTCGATGAAAACAAATCTGAGCATATTTTTACTGATCCAGCTTCTATTTGTTGtaagtagaaaaaaaaatactattaaCAGAAACcacaaatattaaaattttgggGTCCTTAAATGCAAACAGTTAAATAATACtactcaaatttttattttatatttgaaattgCGAAAAAGGTTGTAACATGGACATATTCAGCATGCCTCTCTCTTTAGTATTTACATAATGGAAAAATCAAAGATGATGGCTGGAATGTATGAACTTCTCTTAATAATGGTTGTAAcacaacaaaaattcttaaatgtATCAAAATAGAGCATGAAGAATGGATAAAGCAATCTTATTCCTTTAATTGTTTTTAAAACAGAATATATGACTTGAAAAGAAGCTCCATCGAAAACGTATTCATTCAGAATTAGGTTGCTTGAAATTAGCATGAGACTGTTCATTGTATTATAAATGCCCTCCCAGGCTCTATATTCTTCCATTATGTGGACGTTTCATCCAATATGTTTGTGTCTTAAAACTGAGAAGAAATCTCTGCGATCAATGCTTCCGCAAGGAGATTATGGACTTTCTTTTGGCAGCAATTTGGTCATCAAACATATGGATCCTATATGATCAGATATGATCAATCAGTACTAGGTATGAAAATTCTGTGACATGAAAACAAGACTTCAGAATGGAAAACCCACTTTATATGCCTAGAGAAAGTGAACCAATTTACTACCATGAACATTTATTATTGTAAGCCATATACACAGTAAAACATTCAGGACTTACATGATTTCTTGATTAAGATCAACACGAAGAAGTCTCTGAAAAGGAAGGAACAAACTTATCAGTTATTCATATCTACAAGTACatgcattttctcaaagattcaCAAACTAATAATGAGATTCAGGAATGCATGATGCACATGGAAATGCGAAGAAACAATGAAGATCCTCCAGAGAAAGCAATGTCAGAGTATGTCTCATACATGAAGGCATGGAGAAAATATAAACCTTCTTCTACTTAGAGGCACTGAACGCAATACTGTATAATATTCTATGAAGGAAGAGCTTTTATCCAGATGAAACGAGACAAATACCTGATTGATAATAGAGGAAGAACGATATGGGCCACAAGGAGTCCCATCAGGGCGATAAAGGGGGATGTGTGTCAGTAAAACTCTTGGGTTCGATGTACCATCTAAAATATATAGAAAGATTAGGAAGACGTTTTGtgataaataattaaattcaaTGGAAGTCTTCAGTCATACCAAAATTGCATACCCTTTGATATATTTTTGATGAAGTCCCAGGATAGTGATGTTCCCTTTCCATTTTTAGGCCCTGCAAACtcaatattcattttctttcaaTCCAAAAAATCCAATACATTGCAAGTAAAGGCAACCACAAGAGGGCAACCATGTACGTCTATGcgggcatgcatgcatgcacagcTGTCCCAGTTCTGACTTTAAAAAAAACACGTGATGTTTGGTCTTTAAAAGCTAAACATTCTAGAAAACCTAGAATGAAAAGAATTGTGAATTGAGAAAAGCAAAAGGAAACAAACTAGATGACAATTTATTTGGTAATTGAAGGTCTTGGTGCACATCAAGTTCCATGTATATACcaccataattttatcattcaaTTGAAGGTGCTGTTTCATTTAGAGGATCAATTTTCTAAGTTTCTTCAAGATTTGGAAATAGCTGAGAAAGAAGTAAGGCAATATTTGACATGTGGTAATTGCACTAATTATTCACACAATAGTTATAAACCAAATAATTCCTCCAAAATTCTAAATTTAAAGGCTCATATTCTTGTATTATGAATGGTGCTGCGCATTTGCCACAAAAGACACCATGCCTCATTAACATCAACAGTCTGTAGATCCAAAAATCTTGTAAAGCAAGAAGAGCTGAAGATCAACTATAAATGCAAGCCCAACACAACTAAAAACTCACTCAATTATCTAACTTT is from Phoenix dactylifera cultivar Barhee BC4 chromosome 6, palm_55x_up_171113_PBpolish2nd_filt_p, whole genome shotgun sequence and encodes:
- the LOC103702730 gene encoding uncharacterized protein C630.12, with amino-acid sequence MLVYWQVRNYFYSLFSWKPVLERNARFCSTPQGLQTEGQGEIPSISLVKATMQSLLRLTLFLCCLWALTLLYGEMFAYWIPLWSCSWPQLHPSSSSSSVDNQVKVAVLADPQLMDRTSFRLPSKSFALEIAQFYTDIYMKRSFHASITPFKPDLVVFLGDQFDGGPFLSDQEWRESLSRFRHIYGLNEKGIYSDIPFYYLSGNHDIGYTALHSRHPEVISRYEKEFGGRNYHFSAGKVDFVVVDAQTLDGPKNGKGTSLSWDFIKNISKDGTSNPRVLLTHIPLYRPDGTPCGPYRSSSIINQRLLRVDLNQEIMYQNYLSKETSDHLLDLIRPILVLSGHDHDQCTVMHSTPIGLVTEHTLGTVSWQQGNLYPSFMLLSATSLPSSNTTDSEHAVSTHLCFLPMQTHIYIWYLLQFIMTIFLLTIWPTNGFGCWDFCGKCMSFIGAMVKNLTATSKEKDEEEDCEYEMIWDAEGSMHLVKKTTTKVPVMKSDVGLTARSNVVSRPTAKKHLQEQEASVLVEMKMEAKLDNTSKVPYLGKSKVRKLVQRVFRVVRLVVIIAAVNIPLYVMLLFKDWIDR